One stretch of Candidatus Edwardsbacteria bacterium DNA includes these proteins:
- the rsmI gene encoding 16S rRNA (cytidine(1402)-2'-O)-methyltransferase, with translation MPGILYLVATPIGNLEDITLRALKILKEVQLIAAEDTRHTGLLLKHYGISTPLSSFYSYNQKGKAPELIRRIQEGVNMALVSDAGTPGISDPAVALVTQAVAAGIKVVPIPGPTALISALIASGLDTSQFVFTGFLPVKPGRRAKALEQLEQESRTIVIYESPHRISRTLQELADVFKSRPAAVCREITKMFEEFERGTLPELAEKYLTKKPKGEFVIVIAGKVG, from the coding sequence ATGCCGGGAATATTATATTTAGTGGCCACCCCCATCGGCAACCTGGAGGACATCACCTTAAGGGCGCTGAAGATCCTCAAGGAGGTACAGTTGATCGCGGCCGAGGATACCCGTCACACCGGCCTGCTGCTGAAGCACTACGGGATAAGCACCCCGTTGAGCTCTTTCTACTCTTACAACCAGAAAGGGAAAGCCCCGGAGCTGATTCGCCGGATACAGGAAGGGGTCAATATGGCCCTGGTGTCCGACGCCGGGACGCCCGGCATCTCCGATCCGGCGGTGGCCCTGGTGACCCAGGCGGTGGCGGCCGGCATCAAGGTGGTCCCCATTCCCGGGCCGACCGCATTGATCTCCGCCCTGATAGCTTCCGGCTTAGACACCAGCCAGTTCGTCTTCACCGGGTTTCTTCCGGTCAAGCCGGGCCGCCGGGCCAAGGCCCTGGAGCAGCTGGAGCAGGAATCCCGGACTATCGTGATCTACGAATCACCCCACCGCATCAGCCGCACTTTGCAGGAACTGGCTGATGTTTTTAAATCCCGGCCGGCGGCGGTGTGCCGGGAGATCACCAAAATGTTCGAGGAGTTCGAACGGGGCACCCTGCCCGAGCTGGCGGAAAAGTATCTGACCAAGAAGCCCAAGGGCGAGTTTGTAATAGTTATTGCCGGAAAGGTAGGATGA
- a CDS encoding CDP-alcohol phosphatidyltransferase family protein, whose translation MFPEWLNKGFVNLFNPVINFFVWTKVKPNWLTTAGFLFGLGSGLLFATGHFFWGGIVALLSAICDAIDGSLARRSGNTTKFGMFYDSVLDRYSELAMFIGLSYYYAGSDMWRLVILTDLALAGSLMVSYARARAEGLGEDCKVGIMERPERIAVIITASVFTGIFDQHWIFEIALWVLAVFTNVTAVQRILHIRKKTKGQGIPS comes from the coding sequence ATGTTTCCTGAATGGCTCAATAAGGGTTTTGTCAATCTGTTCAACCCGGTGATCAATTTTTTTGTGTGGACCAAAGTCAAGCCCAACTGGCTGACTACCGCCGGATTTTTGTTCGGGCTGGGCTCCGGCCTGCTGTTTGCCACAGGTCATTTCTTCTGGGGCGGAATAGTGGCGTTACTGTCGGCCATCTGCGACGCCATCGACGGTTCTCTGGCCCGGCGCTCGGGCAACACTACCAAGTTCGGGATGTTCTACGACTCGGTGCTGGACCGCTACTCCGAGCTGGCCATGTTCATCGGGCTGTCGTACTACTATGCCGGCAGCGATATGTGGCGGCTGGTCATCCTGACCGACCTGGCGCTGGCCGGCTCGCTGATGGTCAGCTACGCCCGGGCCCGGGCCGAGGGGCTGGGCGAGGACTGCAAGGTGGGAATCATGGAGCGGCCGGAGCGGATAGCGGTGATCATCACCGCCTCGGTGTTCACCGGGATCTTCGACCAGCACTGGATATTCGAGATCGCCCTTTGGGTGCTGGCGGTATTCACCAACGTCACCGCGGTGCAGAGGATCCTGCACATCCGCAAGAAAACCAAGGGCCAGGGGATCCCGTCATAA
- a CDS encoding inositol-3-phosphate synthase produces the protein MAKKIIKKTVKPAVKSSGQRKVRVAIIGVGNCASSFVQGIHYYRNAKPGDKVPGLMHVNLGGYHISDIEFSAAIDIDKNKVGKDLATAIYTKPNNTYKFCKVPKSGITVQRGMLHDGLGKYLSQIIQKAPGSTVDIVKLLQDTKTDVVVSYLPVGSEMATKWYVEQILEAKCAFVNCIPVFIAREQYWSNRFKKAGVPCIGDDIKSQVGATITHRVLTRLFMDRGVKLQKTYQLNFGGNTDFLNMLERERLESKKISKTNAVTSMLDYKMDPDDIHVGPSDYVPWLLDRKFCHIKMEGQTFGDVPLNLDMKLEVWDSPNSAGVVIDAVRCAKLALDHKLSGTMLEPSSYFMKSPMVQVHDDQAHRDVEEFIKKLGRK, from the coding sequence ATGGCAAAGAAAATCATCAAAAAAACCGTCAAGCCGGCCGTCAAAAGTTCCGGCCAGCGCAAAGTAAGGGTGGCCATCATCGGGGTGGGCAACTGCGCCTCCTCCTTCGTTCAGGGCATCCATTATTACCGCAACGCCAAGCCGGGCGACAAGGTCCCCGGTCTGATGCACGTCAACCTGGGCGGATACCATATATCGGACATCGAGTTCTCGGCCGCCATCGACATCGACAAGAACAAGGTGGGCAAGGACCTGGCTACCGCCATCTACACCAAACCCAATAACACCTATAAATTTTGCAAGGTGCCCAAGAGCGGGATCACCGTTCAGCGCGGCATGCTGCACGACGGCCTGGGCAAGTATCTCTCCCAGATCATACAGAAGGCCCCGGGCTCCACGGTGGACATCGTCAAGCTGCTGCAGGACACCAAGACAGACGTGGTGGTCAGCTACCTGCCGGTGGGCTCGGAGATGGCCACCAAATGGTATGTGGAGCAGATACTGGAGGCCAAGTGCGCCTTCGTCAACTGCATTCCGGTGTTCATCGCCCGCGAGCAGTACTGGTCCAACCGCTTCAAGAAGGCCGGGGTGCCCTGCATCGGCGATGACATCAAGTCCCAGGTGGGCGCCACCATCACCCATCGCGTCCTGACCCGCTTGTTCATGGACCGGGGGGTCAAACTGCAGAAGACCTATCAGCTGAATTTCGGCGGCAACACCGACTTTTTAAATATGCTGGAGCGGGAGCGCCTGGAGTCCAAGAAGATCTCCAAGACCAACGCCGTCACCTCCATGCTGGATTACAAGATGGATCCCGACGACATTCACGTGGGGCCGTCGGATTACGTGCCCTGGCTGCTGGATAGGAAATTCTGCCACATCAAGATGGAGGGCCAGACCTTCGGGGATGTGCCGCTGAACCTGGACATGAAATTAGAAGTGTGGGATTCGCCCAACTCGGCCGGGGTGGTGATAGACGCGGTGCGCTGCGCCAAGCTGGCTCTGGACCACAAGCTGTCCGGAACCATGCTGGAGCCTTCCAGCTATTTCATGAAATCACCCATGGTGCAGGTGCATGACGACCAGGCCCACCGGGACGTGGAAGAGTTTATTAAGAAATTGGGAAGAAAATAA